The Arachis hypogaea cultivar Tifrunner chromosome 14, arahy.Tifrunner.gnm2.J5K5, whole genome shotgun sequence genome has a segment encoding these proteins:
- the LOC112741457 gene encoding nuclear intron maturase 2, mitochondrial produces MHHHRRFTHFFNLFCTNTPLRTLRTITPSLHLHLHLHQHHRALSFSPLHRHPPDPTPSLFKDDPIAFLSNSWVDNFRHPNATVTNLSPSFRRLDLWLLAYQKVVADDTGSYLPRSSVPSSALNDLLSLRNAVLDRRFRWGQRLKFFIKSPKDTTDYESLSKRKIKAILTTTQPTPFQDKIVQEVLLMILEPIYEARFSSKSFAFRPGRTPHTVLRVIRRSFAGYLWYMKGDLSTLLDGMKVGMVVGAVMRDVRDKLVVDLIKDALVTPVVKTEVEKPQKKKKRKYQKKRVLAEDEPKPDPYWLDTFFGFAPEEAEKVPNWGHCGILSPLLVNVCLDELDKWMEGKIKEFYVPSKSDVIWNNPEGEAEQGNTSWPEFVPTSGPDKTRKMDYIRYGGHILVGVRGPRADAASLRKQLIEFCDQKYMLKLDNESLPIEHITKGIMFLDHVLCRRVVYPTLRYTATGGKIISEKGVGTLLSVTASLKQCIKQFRKLNFLKGDRDPDPQPCFRMFHATQAHTNAQMNKFLGTMAEWYRYADNRKKIVNFCSYIVRGSLAKLYAAKYKLRSRAKVYKIGARNLSRPLKEKKGQSPEYQNLLRMGLAESIDGLKYTRLSLVPEADYTPFPSNWRPDHEKSLLEYIKLEDPKTLEEQQSSIREQGLVSPQDYISMLVWNYKRSTLPRDQLSFVKSDESTVGNQQLLVGSNQDEDDRKSNEEENDENMDAAQM; encoded by the coding sequence ATGCATCATCACCGACGCTTCACCCACTTCTTCAACCTCTTCTGCACCAATACTCCCCTGCGGACACTGCGCACTATAACCCCTTCCCTGCACCTGCACCTGCACCTGCACCAACACCACCGCGCCCTTTCATTTTCTCCGCTGCACCGGCATCCACCGGATCCCACCCCCTCCCTCTTCAAGGACGACCCAATCGCATTCCTCTCCAACTCCTGGGTCGACAACTTCCGCCACCCCAACGCCACCGTCACCAACCTCTCCCCTTCCTTCCGCCGCCTCGACCTCTGGCTCCTCGCCTACCAGAAGGTCGTCGCCGACGACACCGGCTCCTACCTTCCCCGCTCCTCCGTCCCCTCCTCCGCCCTCAACGACCTCCTCTCCCTCCGTAACGCCGTCCTTGACCGCAGATTCCGATGGGGCCAGCGCCTCAAGTTCTTCATCAAGTCCCCCAAAGACACCACCGATTATGAATCCCTATCGAAGAGGAAAATCAAAGCCATATTAACCACCACACAACCGACCCCTTTTCAGGACAAGATTGTTCAGGAGGTGTTGCTGATGATCTTGGAGCCAATTTATGAGGCTCGGTTTTCGAGCAAGAGTTTTGCCTTTCGCCCCGGTAGGACTCCTCACACTGTGTTGAGGGTTATTAGGAGGAGTTTTGCAGGGTATTTATGGTATATGAAAGGTGATCTGAGTACCCTTTTGGATGGAATGAAGGTTGGAATGGTGGTTGGTGCTGTGATGAGGGATGTGAGGGATAAGCTTGTGGTTGATTTGATAAAGGACGCATTAGTTACTCCGGTGGTGAAGACCGAGGTTGAGAAGccccagaagaagaagaagaggaagtacCAGAAGAAGAGGGTGTTGGCTGAGGATGAGCCTAAGCCTGATCCTTATTGGTTGGATACATTCTTCGGGTTTGCGCCCGAGGAGGCCGAGAAGGTTCCTAATTGGGGGCATTGTGGGATTCTTAGCCCGCTTCTGGTTAATGTTTGTTTGGATGAATTGGATAAGTGGATGGAAGGGAAGATTAAGGAGTTTTATGTTCCTTCTAAGAGTGATGTTATATGGAATAACCCTGAAGGGGAGGCGGAGCAGGGTAACACGTCTTGGCCGGAGTTTGTGCCTACGAGTGGACCAGATAAGACAAGGAAGATGGATTATATAAGATATGGTGGTCATATCTTGGTTGGTGTTAGAGGGCCTAGGGCTGATGCAGCCTCGCTGAGGAAGCAGTTGATTGAGTTTTGTGATCAGAAGTACATGCTCAAGCTCGACAATGAGAGCCTTCCCATAGAACATATAACTAAAGGTATAATGTTTCTTGACCATGTGTTGTGTAGGAGAGTTGTTTATCCCACTCTTAGGTACACTGCCACCGGTGGTAAGATCATAAGTGAGAAGGGTGTAGGAACCCTTCTGTCAGTCACGGCGAGCTTGAAGCAATGCATCAAGCAGTTTAGAAAGCTGAACTTTCTCAAGGGAGATAGGGATCCAGATCCCCAACCTTGCTTTAGAATGTTCCACGCTACTCAAGCTCATACAAATGCTCAAATGAACAAGTTTTTGGGCACCATGGCTGAGTGGTATAGGTATGCAGATAATAGGAAAAAGATTGTGAACTTCTGCTCTTACATCGTGAGGGGCTCGCTTGCAAAGCTATATGCTGCAAAATACAAGCTCCGGTCAAGAGCAAAAGTATACAAAATCGGTGCGCGTAACCTGAGCCgcccattgaaggagaagaaagggCAGTCTCCTGAGTATCAGAATTTGCTAAGGATGGGCCTTGCCGAGTCAATCGATGGGCTCAAATATACAAGGTTGTCTCTTGTACCGGAGGCAGATTATACTCCATTCCCTAGTAACTGGAGACCGGATCATGAAAAGTCATTGCTGGAATATATAAAACTAGAGGATCCAAAGACATTGGAGGAGCAACAAAGCAGCATAAGGGAACAAGGTCTTGTTTCACCACAAGATTACATTTCAATGCTTGTTTGGAATTACAAAAGGAGTACTCTTCCTAGGGATCAGCTCTCCTTTGTTAAGAGCGATGAAAGTACGGTGGGAAATCAACAGTTGCTGGTTGGCTCGAACCAGGATGAAGATGACCGCAAAAGCAACGAGGAAGAAAATGATGAAAATATGGATGCAGCACAAATGTAA
- the LOC112741458 gene encoding uncharacterized protein isoform X2 produces the protein MNRALVRFLVSLWLCCCFWLVSIGEAQAQGGEYMKYKDPKQPVAVRVKDLLDRMTLEEKIGQMVQIDRSVANAEVMKNSFIGSVLSGGGSEPLPKATAQDWVNMINEFQKGSLASRLGIPMMYGIDAVHGHNNVYNATIFPHNVGLGCTRDPDLAQKIGAATALEVRATGIPYVFAPCIAVCRDPRWGRCYESYSEDPKIVEQMTEIIPGLQGSLPANAKKGFPYVGGKTKVAACAKHFVGDGGTTKGVNENNTVIDWHGLLSLHMPAYSDSIIKGVSTVMVSYSSWNGVKMHANRDLVTGFLKNTLKFKGFVISDWQGIDKITSPPDSNYTYSVQASIQAGVDMVMVPYKFDEFIQDLNLLVKNNVIPMDRIDDAVARILLVKFTMGLFENPLADFSLVDQLGSQGHRDLAREAVRKSLVLLKNGKNGSAPLLPLSKNVPKILVAGTHADNLGYQCGGWTIKWQGFSGNMDTSGTTILSAIKSAVDPSTEVVFRENPDSEFVKSNNFDYAIVAVGELPYAETAGDSTTLTMTDPGPNIINNVCGNVKCVVIIVSGRPIVIEPYISSIDALVAAWLPGTEGQGVTDALFGDYGFSGKLARTWFKSVDQLPMNVGDPHYDPLFPFGFGLTTESVKDLVAR, from the exons ATGAATAGGGCATTGGTTCGTTTTCTGGTTTCTTTGTggctatgttgttgtttttggttGGTTTCAATTGGTGAAGCACAAGCACAAGGAGGAGAGTATATGAAGTACAAAGATCCAAAGCAACCAGTTGCAGTTCGTGTTAAGGACTTACTTGATCGGATGACTCTTGAGGAGAAGATTGGCCAAATGGTTCAAATTGATAGGAGTGTTGCTAATGCTGAGGTCATGAAAAACAGCTTCATTG GGAGTGTATTAAGTGGCGGTGGAAGTGAACCACTTCCGAAAGCTACTGCTCAAGATTGGGTTAACATGATAAATGAATTTCAGAAAGGGTCTTTGGCAAGTCGATTGGGTATTCCAATGATGTATGGGATTGATGCTGTTCATGGCCACAACAATGTCTATAATGCTACCATATTTCCCCATAATGTTGGACTTGGATGtaccag AGATCCTGACCTTGCCCAAAAGATTGGAGCTGCAACTGCTCTCGAAGTCAGAGCGACGGGGATTCCTTATGTCTTTGCTCCATGTATTGCG GTTTGTAGAGATCCAAGATGGGGTCGGTGTTATGAAAGCTACAGTGAGGATCCTAAAATTGTGGAACAAATGACAGAGATAATACCTGGACTACAAGGAAGTCTCCCTGCCAATGCCAAGAAGGGATTTCCATATGTTGGTGGCAA GACAAAGGTAGCTGCTTGTGCTAAGCACTTTGTTGGAGACGGTGGTACAACCAAGGGAGTTAATGAGAACAACACTGTGATTGACTGGCATGGATTGCTTAGCCTTCATATGCCTGCCTATTCTGATTCCATTATCAAAGGGGTCTCGACAGTGATGGTTTCGTACTCCAGTTGGAACGGGGTAAAGATGCATGCAAATCGTGATCTAGTCACCGGCTTCCTAAAGAACACCCTTAAGTTTAAG gGATTTGTCATCTCTGATTGGCAAGGTATCGACAAAATCACATCGCCACCAGATTCAAACTACACGTACTCTGTCCAAGCTTCCATTCAAGCCGGTGTTGATATG GTGATGGTCCCGTACAAGTTTGATGAGTTCATTCAGGATCTTAATCTCTTGGTCAAGAACAATGTCATTCCAATGGACCGGATTGATGATGCTGTGGCGAGAATTTTGCTTGTTAAGTTTACCATGGGTCTTTTTGAAAATCCTCTAGCCGATTTCAGTTTAGTCGACCAGCTTGGAAGTCAG GGACACAGGGATCTTGCAAGGGAAGCTGTGAGAAAATCTCTTGTGCTGCTTAAGAATGGGAAAAATGGAAGTGCTCCACTTCTGCCTCTTTCAAAGAATGTTCCGAAAATTCTAGTTGCTGGTACACATGCTGACAATTTGGGTTACCAATGTGGCGGGTGGACAATCAAATGGCAAGGGTTTAGTGGCAACATGGACACAAGCG GAACAACCATTCTTAGTGCCATAAAATCAGCAGTTGATCCAAGCACTGAAGTTGTATTTCGTGAGAACCCGGATAGCGAATTTGTAAAGTCCAACAACTTTGATTATGCTATTGTTGCTGTTGGTGAGCTTCCTTACGCCGAGACTGCTGGTGACAGCACCACTTTGACAATGACGGATCCTGGTCCAAATATAATCAACAATGTCTGTGGGAATGTTAAGTGTGTGGTTATCATTGTTTCTGGTAGACCTATTGTGATAGAACCGTACATTTCTTCTATAGACGCATTGGTGGCAGCATGGTTACCGGGCACTGAAGGCCAAGGCGTGACCGATGCCCTTTTTGGCGACTATGGTTTTAGTGGCAAGCTTGCTAGGACATGGTTCAAATCTGTGGATCAACTCCCTATGAATGTTGGGGATCCTCACTATGATCCactctttccttttggttttggtttaacAACTGAATCTGTCAAGGACCTAGTAGCAAG GTGA
- the LOC112741458 gene encoding uncharacterized protein isoform X1 — MNRALVRFLVSLWLCCCFWLVSIGEAQAQGGEYMKYKDPKQPVAVRVKDLLDRMTLEEKIGQMVQIDRSVANAEVMKNSFIGSVLSGGGSEPLPKATAQDWVNMINEFQKGSLASRLGIPMMYGIDAVHGHNNVYNATIFPHNVGLGCTRDPDLAQKIGAATALEVRATGIPYVFAPCIAVCRDPRWGRCYESYSEDPKIVEQMTEIIPGLQGSLPANAKKGFPYVGGKTKVAACAKHFVGDGGTTKGVNENNTVIDWHGLLSLHMPAYSDSIIKGVSTVMVSYSSWNGVKMHANRDLVTGFLKNTLKFKGFVISDWQGIDKITSPPDSNYTYSVQASIQAGVDMVMVPYKFDEFIQDLNLLVKNNVIPMDRIDDAVARILLVKFTMGLFENPLADFSLVDQLGSQGHRDLAREAVRKSLVLLKNGKNGSAPLLPLSKNVPKILVAGTHADNLGYQCGGWTIKWQGFSGNMDTSGTTILSAIKSAVDPSTEVVFRENPDSEFVKSNNFDYAIVAVGELPYAETAGDSTTLTMTDPGPNIINNVCGNVKCVVIIVSGRPIVIEPYISSIDALVAAWLPGTEGQGVTDALFGDYGFSGKLARTWFKSVDQLPMNVGDPHYDPLFPFGFGLTTESVKDLVARSTSSVASVRACIFTILVTLIISLYLIGEAQFIGAY; from the exons ATGAATAGGGCATTGGTTCGTTTTCTGGTTTCTTTGTggctatgttgttgtttttggttGGTTTCAATTGGTGAAGCACAAGCACAAGGAGGAGAGTATATGAAGTACAAAGATCCAAAGCAACCAGTTGCAGTTCGTGTTAAGGACTTACTTGATCGGATGACTCTTGAGGAGAAGATTGGCCAAATGGTTCAAATTGATAGGAGTGTTGCTAATGCTGAGGTCATGAAAAACAGCTTCATTG GGAGTGTATTAAGTGGCGGTGGAAGTGAACCACTTCCGAAAGCTACTGCTCAAGATTGGGTTAACATGATAAATGAATTTCAGAAAGGGTCTTTGGCAAGTCGATTGGGTATTCCAATGATGTATGGGATTGATGCTGTTCATGGCCACAACAATGTCTATAATGCTACCATATTTCCCCATAATGTTGGACTTGGATGtaccag AGATCCTGACCTTGCCCAAAAGATTGGAGCTGCAACTGCTCTCGAAGTCAGAGCGACGGGGATTCCTTATGTCTTTGCTCCATGTATTGCG GTTTGTAGAGATCCAAGATGGGGTCGGTGTTATGAAAGCTACAGTGAGGATCCTAAAATTGTGGAACAAATGACAGAGATAATACCTGGACTACAAGGAAGTCTCCCTGCCAATGCCAAGAAGGGATTTCCATATGTTGGTGGCAA GACAAAGGTAGCTGCTTGTGCTAAGCACTTTGTTGGAGACGGTGGTACAACCAAGGGAGTTAATGAGAACAACACTGTGATTGACTGGCATGGATTGCTTAGCCTTCATATGCCTGCCTATTCTGATTCCATTATCAAAGGGGTCTCGACAGTGATGGTTTCGTACTCCAGTTGGAACGGGGTAAAGATGCATGCAAATCGTGATCTAGTCACCGGCTTCCTAAAGAACACCCTTAAGTTTAAG gGATTTGTCATCTCTGATTGGCAAGGTATCGACAAAATCACATCGCCACCAGATTCAAACTACACGTACTCTGTCCAAGCTTCCATTCAAGCCGGTGTTGATATG GTGATGGTCCCGTACAAGTTTGATGAGTTCATTCAGGATCTTAATCTCTTGGTCAAGAACAATGTCATTCCAATGGACCGGATTGATGATGCTGTGGCGAGAATTTTGCTTGTTAAGTTTACCATGGGTCTTTTTGAAAATCCTCTAGCCGATTTCAGTTTAGTCGACCAGCTTGGAAGTCAG GGACACAGGGATCTTGCAAGGGAAGCTGTGAGAAAATCTCTTGTGCTGCTTAAGAATGGGAAAAATGGAAGTGCTCCACTTCTGCCTCTTTCAAAGAATGTTCCGAAAATTCTAGTTGCTGGTACACATGCTGACAATTTGGGTTACCAATGTGGCGGGTGGACAATCAAATGGCAAGGGTTTAGTGGCAACATGGACACAAGCG GAACAACCATTCTTAGTGCCATAAAATCAGCAGTTGATCCAAGCACTGAAGTTGTATTTCGTGAGAACCCGGATAGCGAATTTGTAAAGTCCAACAACTTTGATTATGCTATTGTTGCTGTTGGTGAGCTTCCTTACGCCGAGACTGCTGGTGACAGCACCACTTTGACAATGACGGATCCTGGTCCAAATATAATCAACAATGTCTGTGGGAATGTTAAGTGTGTGGTTATCATTGTTTCTGGTAGACCTATTGTGATAGAACCGTACATTTCTTCTATAGACGCATTGGTGGCAGCATGGTTACCGGGCACTGAAGGCCAAGGCGTGACCGATGCCCTTTTTGGCGACTATGGTTTTAGTGGCAAGCTTGCTAGGACATGGTTCAAATCTGTGGATCAACTCCCTATGAATGTTGGGGATCCTCACTATGATCCactctttccttttggttttggtttaacAACTGAATCTGTCAAGGACCTAGTAGCAAG GTCAACCTCAAGTGTTGCTAGTGTGAGGGCTTGTATATTTACCATTTTGGTGACACTAATTATCAGCTTATATTTAATAG GTGAAGCACAATTCATTGGAGCTTATTGA